Proteins encoded in a region of the Paenibacillus pedocola genome:
- a CDS encoding 2-isopropylmalate synthase, translated as MIIPVKKRIQIFDTTLRDGEQAPGASLTPEQKIVLAYKLAELGVDVLEPGFPISSPGDFAAVETISRKVQGVEICGFARAVRGDIDAAVRATRDAERRRIHLFISSSDIHLRHQLRKSRPEVVAAAREMTAYARQFCEVVEFTAMDAARTGIDDLIEMVEAVIEEGASIINLPDTVGYALPHEYGEMFRRVRLGARGGEKVSYSAHCHNDLGLAVANSLAAIAGGATQIEVTVNGVGERTGNCALEELVMALETRGDALGAETGIVLDKLYDTSRIISGAMHFPIAYNKPVVGRNAFQHESGIHQDGLLKDRSTYEIMDPERLGIPRSMIILGKHSGRHALKDRAAKYGIALDAAELDALYESFKETADRQKAVSDDELLRMVSTATGQQAQVYELGDVQVLAGSAPRRVAAVTVRHLQNGTEKAYTSTGSGPLEAVIAATSQGIAEHISFAGLELHSLGSGENAQAEAAVMVEWEGSKFRGTAIHQDIVMAAGIAYIAACNAALLSAQVEQVREAAFPVVE; from the coding sequence ATGATCATTCCAGTAAAAAAACGGATTCAAATTTTTGATACAACGCTGCGTGACGGCGAGCAGGCTCCCGGAGCGAGCCTGACGCCTGAGCAAAAGATCGTACTCGCTTATAAGCTGGCTGAGCTGGGGGTGGATGTGCTGGAGCCGGGCTTTCCGATATCGAGTCCGGGGGATTTTGCCGCTGTGGAGACGATCTCCCGCAAGGTTCAGGGCGTGGAAATCTGCGGATTTGCCCGCGCTGTCCGGGGGGATATCGATGCGGCCGTCCGGGCGACCCGGGATGCAGAGCGGCGGAGGATTCACCTGTTCATCTCCTCTTCCGACATTCACCTGCGCCACCAGCTGCGCAAAAGCCGCCCTGAGGTAGTCGCAGCCGCCCGTGAAATGACAGCCTATGCCCGGCAGTTCTGCGAGGTGGTGGAGTTCACTGCGATGGATGCGGCCCGGACGGGAATCGATGATCTGATTGAGATGGTTGAGGCAGTCATTGAAGAAGGGGCCAGTATTATCAACCTGCCGGATACCGTCGGCTATGCCTTGCCGCATGAATACGGGGAGATGTTCCGGCGGGTGCGCCTTGGCGCCAGGGGCGGAGAGAAAGTCAGCTACAGCGCCCATTGTCATAATGATCTGGGGCTTGCCGTAGCGAACAGCCTCGCAGCTATTGCCGGTGGGGCAACCCAAATCGAGGTTACAGTCAACGGCGTCGGCGAACGCACCGGGAACTGTGCGCTGGAAGAGCTGGTCATGGCCCTTGAGACCCGGGGGGACGCTCTCGGTGCGGAAACGGGGATCGTACTGGATAAGCTGTATGATACCTCGCGGATCATCAGCGGGGCGATGCATTTCCCGATTGCCTATAACAAGCCGGTCGTCGGCAGAAATGCCTTCCAGCATGAGTCCGGCATCCATCAGGATGGTTTGCTGAAGGACCGCAGCACGTACGAGATTATGGACCCTGAGCGGCTGGGAATTCCGCGCAGCATGATCATTCTGGGCAAGCATTCCGGCAGACATGCACTTAAGGACCGCGCGGCGAAGTATGGAATTGCCCTGGATGCGGCAGAGCTGGATGCACTCTACGAATCCTTCAAGGAGACGGCCGATCGCCAGAAAGCGGTCAGCGATGACGAACTGCTGCGGATGGTCAGCACGGCTACCGGACAGCAGGCCCAGGTCTACGAGCTGGGCGATGTTCAGGTGCTGGCCGGCAGCGCCCCGCGGAGGGTGGCCGCAGTGACGGTCCGCCACCTGCAGAACGGTACAGAAAAAGCGTACACCAGCACCGGCAGCGGCCCTTTGGAGGCAGTCATTGCTGCAACCAGCCAGGGAATCGCCGAGCATATCAGCTTTGCGGGACTGGAGCTGCACTCACTGGGCAGCGGGGAGAATGCCCAGGCTGAAGCTGCGGTTATGGTGGAATGGGAAGGCAGTAAGTTTAGGGGGACAGCGATCCATCAGGATATTGTAATGGCAGCAGGGATAGCTTATATTGCCGCTTGCAATGCGGCACTGCTCTCCGCCCAGGTAGAGCAGGTCCGGGAGGCAGCTTTTCCGGTAGTGGAATAG
- a CDS encoding ABC-F family ATP-binding cassette domain-containing protein: MLLQATGISKSYGIQSVLDGISLQVNEKERVGLVGVNGAGKSTFLQILAGEMSFDSGQIHKSKETTIGYLAQNSGLQSDKTIQEEMLAVFAPLIEAEAELRQMEASIADPKLADDPKRYEDLLERYAKRSDWFKDHGGYEMNTRIRSVLHGMGFGEFAPDTPIATLSGGQKTRLALARILLQAPDLLMLDEPTNHLDIETLTWLEDYLRSYAGGILVVSHDRYFLDRLVTTIVEIERHQSRRYTGNYSRYMELKAAEYEIRMKQYEKQQDEISRMEDFVQRNIVRASTTKRAQSRRKALEKMDRIDKPLGDLKKASFSFEPDFMSGKEVLQVRDVAVSFSEEAAPLFRNASFELRRGETAALIGPNGIGKSTLLQCMTGTREPSAGTVNWGAKVKIAYYDQEQTRLNPRNTVLEELWSEYPMLEEARIRTILGNFLFSGEDVLKRVAALSGGEKARVALSKLMLRGANMLILDEPTNHLDLVSREVLESALIDFEGTLLFISHDRYFLNKMAERVLELHPGGIDQYLGNYDDYVEKKKELEAIALEEAELTAAKASRNADLDAAADKGSASSYEADKAAKREERNRQRRISELEETIARLEEEIAGIEHEMTKPEVYQDYMALQEHENDLKDKKTQLSERFDEWEQLADE; this comes from the coding sequence ATGCTTCTTCAAGCGACAGGAATTTCGAAATCATATGGTATACAAAGCGTGCTGGACGGCATCAGCCTGCAGGTGAATGAGAAGGAGCGGGTTGGACTGGTAGGCGTTAACGGCGCCGGCAAATCCACCTTCCTGCAGATCCTCGCGGGTGAGATGTCCTTTGACAGCGGGCAAATTCATAAATCCAAAGAAACAACTATCGGCTATCTAGCCCAGAACAGCGGACTGCAGTCGGACAAAACGATACAGGAAGAGATGCTCGCTGTATTCGCTCCGCTGATCGAGGCGGAAGCCGAGCTGCGGCAGATGGAGGCGAGCATCGCTGATCCTAAGCTTGCCGATGACCCGAAACGGTATGAAGATCTGCTGGAACGGTACGCCAAACGGTCGGACTGGTTCAAAGACCACGGCGGTTATGAGATGAACACACGCATCCGCAGCGTGCTGCACGGGATGGGTTTCGGAGAATTCGCACCGGATACGCCGATTGCCACCTTAAGCGGAGGACAGAAGACACGGCTCGCGCTGGCCCGCATCCTGCTTCAGGCCCCGGATCTGCTCATGCTCGATGAGCCTACGAACCACCTGGACATTGAGACGCTGACGTGGCTGGAGGATTATTTGCGCAGCTATGCCGGCGGAATTCTGGTCGTCTCCCATGACCGGTATTTCCTCGACAGGCTGGTTACCACGATCGTTGAAATTGAGCGGCATCAGTCCCGGCGGTATACAGGAAACTATAGCCGTTATATGGAGCTGAAGGCTGCGGAATATGAGATCCGCATGAAGCAGTACGAGAAGCAGCAGGACGAGATCTCCCGGATGGAGGATTTCGTGCAGCGTAACATCGTGCGTGCTTCTACAACCAAACGTGCCCAGAGCCGGCGCAAAGCGCTGGAAAAAATGGACCGTATCGACAAGCCGCTCGGTGACCTGAAGAAAGCCAGCTTCTCCTTCGAGCCTGACTTCATGTCCGGTAAAGAGGTGCTGCAGGTACGTGACGTTGCCGTATCCTTCAGCGAAGAAGCAGCGCCACTCTTCCGTAACGCGTCCTTTGAACTGCGGCGCGGCGAAACAGCAGCACTGATCGGCCCGAACGGGATCGGCAAATCAACGCTGCTGCAATGCATGACCGGTACCCGGGAGCCATCCGCCGGAACCGTAAACTGGGGAGCCAAAGTAAAGATCGCTTATTACGATCAGGAACAGACAAGGCTCAACCCGCGCAATACGGTTCTAGAGGAGCTGTGGAGCGAATATCCGATGCTTGAAGAGGCCCGGATCCGTACCATTCTCGGCAACTTCCTGTTCAGCGGGGAGGATGTCCTGAAGCGGGTCGCAGCGCTCAGCGGCGGTGAAAAAGCACGCGTGGCACTATCAAAGCTGATGCTGCGCGGCGCAAACATGCTCATTCTCGATGAGCCTACCAACCATTTGGATTTGGTCAGCCGCGAGGTGCTGGAGTCCGCCCTGATCGATTTTGAAGGCACCCTGTTATTCATCTCCCATGACCGTTATTTCCTCAACAAAATGGCTGAGCGCGTATTGGAGCTGCATCCCGGCGGCATCGACCAGTATCTTGGCAACTATGATGATTATGTTGAGAAGAAAAAAGAGCTGGAGGCCATCGCCCTGGAGGAAGCCGAACTTACGGCGGCCAAAGCCTCGCGCAATGCCGATCTTGATGCCGCGGCAGACAAAGGCAGTGCCTCCTCCTATGAAGCGGATAAAGCGGCCAAACGGGAGGAACGGAACCGGCAGCGGCGGATTTCAGAGCTGGAAGAAACCATTGCCCGCCTGGAGGAAGAGATCGCCGGAATTGAGCATGAAATGACCAAACCGGAGGTTTATCAGGATTACATGGCGCTTCAGGAGCATGAGAATGACCTCAAGGACAAAAAAACGCAGCTTAGCGAACGGTTTGACGAATGGGAGCAGCTGGCTGACGAATAA
- a CDS encoding 5-formyltetrahydrofolate cyclo-ligase, which translates to MTGQSALLAELKRELRAERAAVRDKLPADQREALSTLVCGYAAEWLAREGAEKLLAYVPFRSELDTRPLIDGAWAAGRKVLLPRVIQSTGKMSLHPVNSWKELAAGAYGIQEPISAPACEPGGQCRPDAVFVPGLAFDRRGGRLGYGRGYYDRLRAAWEAELPASAGAPLWIGLAFGQQLVPEVPMDYHDAYMDMLITEDGIMDFRKEKQHGTKPF; encoded by the coding sequence ATGACAGGCCAGAGCGCCTTGCTCGCCGAATTAAAGCGGGAACTGCGCGCGGAGAGAGCCGCCGTCCGCGACAAGCTGCCGGCAGACCAGAGAGAGGCATTGTCCACTCTGGTCTGCGGTTATGCAGCGGAGTGGCTTGCACGGGAAGGTGCAGAGAAGCTGCTTGCCTACGTGCCGTTCCGTTCGGAGCTGGACACGCGCCCGCTGATCGACGGCGCCTGGGCAGCGGGCCGTAAGGTGCTGCTGCCCCGTGTGATCCAATCCACAGGAAAGATGAGCCTGCATCCGGTAAACTCATGGAAAGAGCTTGCCGCTGGAGCCTACGGTATCCAGGAGCCTATTTCCGCCCCGGCTTGTGAACCCGGCGGGCAGTGCCGTCCGGATGCTGTGTTCGTGCCCGGACTGGCTTTTGACCGCCGCGGCGGAAGGCTCGGTTACGGACGCGGCTATTATGACCGTCTGCGGGCAGCCTGGGAAGCGGAGCTTCCGGCATCCGCAGGAGCTCCGCTGTGGATCGGCCTGGCATTCGGTCAGCAGCTGGTACCGGAGGTACCCATGGATTACCATGATGCCTATATGGACATGTTGATTACAGAAGACGGGATCATGGATTTCCGGAAGGAGAAACAGCATGGAACTAAGCCATTTTAA
- the moaC gene encoding cyclic pyranopterin monophosphate synthase MoaC: MELSHFNEQGRARMVDVSDKEITKRSAAARSKVKMDPGTLDAIKAGRIGKGDVLAVAQVAGIMAAKKTADWIPMCHPLPLTGIDIRFSDNSKDELYIEATVKTTGMTGVEMEALTAVSAAALTVYDMCKALQKDMIIGPTMLVSKSGGKNGDYALEV; the protein is encoded by the coding sequence ATGGAACTAAGCCATTTTAATGAGCAGGGCCGGGCACGCATGGTGGATGTCAGCGACAAGGAGATCACCAAGCGGTCGGCCGCTGCGAGAAGCAAGGTAAAGATGGACCCCGGGACGCTTGATGCCATCAAGGCCGGCAGGATCGGTAAAGGGGATGTACTGGCTGTCGCGCAGGTCGCTGGAATCATGGCCGCCAAAAAAACAGCCGACTGGATCCCGATGTGCCATCCGCTGCCGCTGACCGGCATTGATATCCGCTTCTCGGATAACAGCAAAGATGAACTTTATATAGAAGCAACTGTCAAGACAACCGGGATGACCGGTGTGGAGATGGAGGCGCTGACGGCCGTTTCTGCGGCAGCGCTGACAGTGTACGACATGTGCAAGGCGCTGCAGAAGGACATGATTATCGGACCGACGATGCTGGTGTCAAAGAGCGGCGGGAAAAACGGGGATTATGCGCTGGAGGTTTAA
- a CDS encoding MogA/MoaB family molybdenum cofactor biosynthesis protein produces the protein MAWKTAILTASDKGSRGEREDTSAQVIRELVEEELGGEIIEVRIVPDEQDEIIAALIELTDYFKADLVLTTGGTDLAIRDVTPEATRRVIEREVPGLSEAMRSTVMQKNRAVMLFRGICGIRGRTLIVNLPGTPKGVHENLAAIMDQLPEALLMVTGQYRQ, from the coding sequence ATGGCGTGGAAAACAGCAATCCTGACGGCCAGCGATAAAGGGTCCAGGGGCGAACGGGAAGACACTAGCGCCCAGGTTATTCGGGAGCTGGTAGAAGAAGAGCTTGGCGGCGAGATCATTGAGGTCAGGATCGTGCCGGACGAGCAGGATGAGATTATTGCCGCATTGATTGAGCTTACGGATTATTTCAAGGCCGATCTGGTGCTGACTACAGGAGGTACCGATCTGGCAATCCGTGATGTTACACCGGAAGCCACCCGGCGTGTGATCGAACGGGAGGTGCCGGGCCTTTCGGAAGCGATGCGGAGTACAGTAATGCAAAAGAACCGCGCGGTGATGCTTTTCCGCGGCATTTGCGGAATCCGCGGAAGAACGCTGATTGTCAATCTGCCGGGAACTCCGAAAGGTGTGCATGAGAATCTCGCAGCGATTATGGATCAGCTGCCGGAAGCACTGCTGATGGTCACCGGCCAGTATCGTCAATAA
- the tatA gene encoding twin-arginine translocase TatA/TatE family subunit has protein sequence MNGIGAPGIILLVILALLLFGPNKLPELGRAVGRTFREFKDGAREIISEPEPAKRSEAPVPLAPQKLAAELPQDRRLPE, from the coding sequence CTGAATGGTATTGGTGCTCCCGGAATTATATTACTGGTTATCCTGGCGCTGCTGCTCTTTGGTCCGAACAAGCTTCCTGAGCTTGGGCGTGCAGTCGGACGCACCTTCCGTGAGTTCAAGGACGGGGCACGTGAGATTATCAGCGAGCCGGAACCGGCAAAGCGCAGTGAAGCGCCTGTTCCGCTGGCCCCGCAGAAATTAGCTGCAGAACTTCCGCAGGACCGGCGTCTTCCGGAATAA
- the tatC gene encoding twin-arginine translocase subunit TatC, with protein MSLEAEEMSVVDHLTELRRRIIYVLIVFVAGLIGGLFVAKPIYLYLIHADQAEGFVLHAFSFWDGIGMYMKIAMAVSLAVSLPFIVYQLWAFISPGLRPLERSAALRYVPYVFVLFILGIAFAYYIVFPMALSFTISITRSMGLAETYGIAEYFSFMFSLCIPLALLFELPLIVMFLTKLRILNPLRLRRMRRYAYFALVFIAVVITPPDFISDFLVTLPLIVLYEFSVFLSAFVYRKQLAEDAGREARYVKQEEL; from the coding sequence ATGTCTCTGGAAGCGGAAGAAATGTCAGTGGTTGATCATCTTACCGAACTGCGCAGACGGATTATCTATGTGCTGATTGTGTTTGTAGCCGGTCTTATCGGCGGACTGTTCGTCGCCAAACCGATTTATCTGTACCTGATTCACGCCGATCAGGCTGAGGGCTTTGTTCTGCATGCATTCTCCTTCTGGGACGGTATCGGCATGTATATGAAGATTGCCATGGCGGTCTCGCTGGCGGTCTCACTGCCGTTCATTGTCTATCAACTGTGGGCGTTCATCAGTCCCGGGCTGCGGCCTCTGGAGCGTAGTGCGGCACTACGGTATGTGCCCTATGTGTTCGTGCTGTTTATACTTGGTATAGCATTTGCCTATTACATTGTGTTTCCTATGGCGCTGTCATTCACGATCTCTATTACCCGCAGCATGGGGCTTGCGGAGACGTACGGGATTGCCGAATATTTCAGCTTCATGTTCAGCCTGTGCATTCCGCTGGCCTTGCTGTTTGAGCTGCCGCTGATTGTCATGTTCTTGACAAAGCTGAGAATTCTCAACCCGCTGCGCCTGCGCCGGATGCGGCGGTATGCCTATTTCGCGCTTGTCTTTATTGCCGTAGTGATTACGCCGCCTGATTTCATCTCGGACTTTCTTGTAACCCTTCCGCTGATCGTGCTCTATGAGTTCAGCGTATTTCTCTCAGCCTTTGTCTACCGCAAGCAGCTGGCGGAGGATGCCGGACGGGAAGCGCGTTATGTTAAACAAGAGGAGCTCTGA
- the groES gene encoding co-chaperone GroES, whose product MIKPLGERVLVEPSEQQETTSFGIVLPDSSKEKPQEGKIIAVGSGALKDGVRVPLEVKEGDRVIFSKYAGTEIKYEGKEYLIMKESDIHAILD is encoded by the coding sequence ATGATCAAACCACTAGGTGAACGCGTATTGGTAGAACCAAGCGAGCAACAGGAAACCACTTCTTTCGGTATCGTGCTTCCGGACTCTTCCAAAGAGAAGCCGCAGGAAGGCAAAATTATCGCAGTCGGCAGCGGAGCTCTTAAAGACGGAGTGCGTGTACCGCTGGAAGTTAAAGAAGGCGACCGCGTGATCTTCTCGAAATATGCCGGAACCGAAATCAAATACGAAGGCAAAGAATATCTGATTATGAAGGAAAGCGACATTCACGCGATTCTTGACTAA
- the groL gene encoding chaperonin GroEL (60 kDa chaperone family; promotes refolding of misfolded polypeptides especially under stressful conditions; forms two stacked rings of heptamers to form a barrel-shaped 14mer; ends can be capped by GroES; misfolded proteins enter the barrel where they are refolded when GroES binds), whose translation MAKEIKFSEDARRSMLRGVDALANAVKVTLGPKGRNVVLEKKFGSPLITNDGVTIAKEIELEDAFENMGAQLVKEVATKTNDVAGDGTTTATVLAQAMIREGLKNVTAGANPMVIRKGIDKAVKAAVAELQKIAKPIEDSQAIAQVAAISAADDEVGQLIAEAMEKVGKDGVITVEESRGFLTELEVVEGMQFDRGYISPYMITDTDKMEAVLDNPYILITDKKISSTQEILPLLEKIVQQARPLVIIAEDIEGEAQAMLIVNKLRGTFNAVAVKAPGFGDRREAMLQDIAALTGGQVITEKLGLDLKSTSIEQLGNARQVRVTKENTTIVDGSGDKADINARVSQIRSQLEETTSEFDKEKLQERLAKLAGGVAVVKVGAATETELKERKLRIEDALNATRAAVEEGIVSGGGTALVNVYNAVAAVDVTGDERTGVNIVLRALEEPIRTIAANAGEEGSVIVDRLKKETVGVGYNAATGEWVNMFEAGIVDPAKVTRSALQNAASVAAMFLTTEAVIADKPEPEKGGGMPDMGGMGGMGGMM comes from the coding sequence ATGGCAAAAGAAATTAAATTCAGTGAAGACGCCCGCCGCTCGATGCTTCGCGGGGTTGATGCTTTGGCAAATGCAGTAAAAGTTACACTGGGTCCTAAAGGCCGCAACGTGGTGCTCGAGAAGAAATTCGGCAGCCCGCTGATCACTAACGACGGTGTTACCATCGCGAAAGAAATCGAACTCGAAGATGCATTCGAGAACATGGGCGCACAGCTCGTTAAAGAAGTAGCTACTAAGACCAACGATGTAGCCGGTGACGGTACTACAACTGCAACGGTTCTGGCACAGGCTATGATCCGCGAAGGTCTGAAGAACGTAACTGCAGGCGCTAACCCTATGGTGATCCGCAAAGGGATCGACAAAGCGGTTAAAGCGGCTGTTGCTGAACTGCAGAAGATTGCTAAGCCAATCGAAGATTCCCAGGCTATCGCTCAAGTAGCAGCTATCTCCGCTGCTGATGATGAAGTGGGACAACTGATTGCAGAAGCTATGGAAAAAGTCGGAAAAGACGGTGTTATCACTGTTGAAGAATCCCGCGGATTCCTGACTGAGCTTGAAGTGGTTGAAGGTATGCAGTTTGACCGCGGCTACATTTCCCCGTACATGATTACTGACACGGACAAAATGGAAGCTGTTCTGGACAACCCGTACATCCTGATCACTGACAAGAAGATCAGCAGCACGCAGGAAATTCTTCCGCTGCTTGAGAAGATTGTACAGCAGGCCCGTCCGCTCGTAATCATCGCTGAAGATATCGAAGGCGAAGCGCAAGCTATGCTGATCGTGAACAAACTGCGCGGAACCTTCAACGCTGTTGCTGTTAAAGCCCCTGGCTTTGGCGACCGCCGTGAAGCAATGCTGCAGGACATCGCTGCTCTGACAGGCGGCCAGGTGATCACTGAGAAGCTGGGTCTTGACCTGAAGAGCACTTCCATCGAACAACTGGGTAACGCCCGCCAAGTGCGCGTAACCAAAGAAAACACTACCATCGTAGACGGCAGCGGCGACAAAGCGGACATCAATGCACGTGTAAGCCAAATCCGTTCCCAGCTGGAAGAAACCACTTCCGAGTTCGACAAAGAAAAACTGCAGGAGCGTCTGGCTAAACTGGCTGGCGGCGTAGCCGTTGTCAAAGTCGGCGCAGCAACTGAAACAGAACTGAAAGAGCGCAAACTGCGCATCGAAGACGCCCTGAACGCAACCCGCGCTGCGGTTGAAGAAGGTATCGTATCCGGTGGGGGTACAGCTCTTGTGAACGTATATAACGCTGTAGCGGCTGTTGATGTAACCGGCGACGAAAGAACTGGTGTCAACATCGTGCTGCGCGCTCTGGAAGAGCCAATCCGCACGATTGCTGCGAATGCTGGTGAAGAAGGTTCCGTTATCGTGGACCGCTTGAAGAAAGAAACTGTTGGTGTAGGTTACAACGCAGCTACCGGCGAATGGGTGAACATGTTCGAAGCCGGAATCGTTGACCCTGCGAAGGTAACTCGCTCCGCGCTGCAGAATGCTGCATCCGTAGCAGCTATGTTCCTGACCACTGAAGCAGTGATCGCTGACAAGCCAGAGCCTGAAAAAGGCGGCGGCATGCCAGACATGGGCGGCATGGGCGGTATGGGCGGCATGATGTAA
- a CDS encoding tRNA dihydrouridine synthase, whose amino-acid sequence MEPNFWMDLPKPFFILAPMEDVTDIVFRQVIREAATPDVFFTEFTSTENYCHPVGKENVGGRLMFTADEQPIVAHIWGNKPALFEQMSMDMKKLGFRGIDINMGCPAQNAASSGKGAGLIRHPQVAAEIIQAAKAGGLPVSVKTRLGYSKIDEWRDWLGHILKQDIANLSIHLRTKKEKSRVPAHWELIPEIKKLRDEIAPNTLLTINGDIPDRATGLKIVEQHGVDGIMIGRGIFTNPFAFEKEPKEHRAKDFLNLLLLQLDLHDKYSTETLPRSFKPLLRFFKIYTRGFRGADELRNQLMDTTSTDEVRRLVKPLLDQVLD is encoded by the coding sequence ATGGAACCGAATTTTTGGATGGATTTACCGAAACCGTTTTTTATATTAGCTCCAATGGAAGATGTCACAGATATTGTATTTCGTCAGGTCATTAGAGAAGCTGCAACACCTGACGTATTTTTCACGGAATTCACAAGTACAGAAAATTATTGTCACCCTGTTGGAAAAGAAAATGTAGGTGGCCGCTTAATGTTCACAGCTGATGAGCAACCGATTGTCGCTCATATTTGGGGCAATAAACCTGCACTTTTTGAACAGATGAGTATGGATATGAAAAAACTTGGTTTTCGTGGTATCGATATAAACATGGGATGCCCGGCACAAAACGCCGCATCCAGCGGAAAAGGGGCTGGATTAATACGCCATCCTCAAGTTGCAGCAGAAATTATTCAAGCAGCAAAAGCTGGTGGATTGCCGGTTAGTGTGAAAACAAGATTGGGGTACTCTAAAATTGACGAGTGGCGCGATTGGTTAGGACATATATTGAAACAAGATATTGCGAATCTTTCCATTCACCTTCGTACAAAAAAAGAGAAGAGTAGAGTACCTGCACACTGGGAACTAATTCCTGAAATAAAAAAATTGCGCGATGAAATTGCTCCAAATACGTTGTTAACCATTAATGGAGATATTCCGGACCGCGCAACAGGATTAAAAATAGTTGAACAACACGGCGTTGATGGTATAATGATTGGCCGCGGTATTTTCACCAATCCATTTGCTTTTGAAAAAGAACCCAAAGAACATAGAGCGAAAGATTTTCTCAATTTACTTCTTTTACAGTTGGATCTGCACGATAAATATTCAACAGAAACCCTGCCGCGTTCATTTAAACCACTTCTTCGCTTTTTCAAAATCTATACTCGTGGATTTAGAGGTGCAGACGAACTAAGAAACCAATTAATGGATACCACGTCAACAGACGAAGTTCGCCGTTTAGTAAAACCTCTTTTAGATCAAGTATTAGATTGA